In Gossypium arboreum isolate Shixiya-1 chromosome 5, ASM2569848v2, whole genome shotgun sequence, a single genomic region encodes these proteins:
- the LOC108451142 gene encoding zinc finger BED domain-containing protein RICESLEEPER 2-like yields MRCVALILNLLVQYGIKDASVSVDRVRGAVRYIRASPSRLTKFNQRVKEEMIDSKAQLCLDVPTRWNSTYMMLKVAEKYERAFESYVLVDHNFFLDLTAGDGVPTFDDWEIVRRVIKVLEPFYHLTLKVSGSLHVTSHSLFEVLTDVHCLFDGWQDCGDLDIISMTSKMREKYNKYWGEGNKINMLVYLAVIFDLRCKMSFLDFGVNLLFPNVANDIMKMIDKELHCLFNEYSSNAGRIELFEGRFSSSTNLCSSMEIDQSEMKTGLAKQKYLKKKKQVGLESKSELDRYLGKDEKVNNSSSFDLLLWWKMNSPRFPILAQMARDILASPISIVASESAFSKGGRVLDSFRSSLTPLMVEALVCTQGWLWKSSDAINLEDYVDELQIMEDDLFKIPEDQEDVSRLSTVIEAQEES; encoded by the exons ATGAGATGTGTTGCACTTATTCTTAATCTCCTTGTGCAATACGGTATTAAGGATGCTTCTGTGTCTGTGGATCGAGTTAGAGGTGCTGTGAGGTATATAAGAGCATCACCATCGAGGTTGACAAAATTCAACCAACGGGTAAAAGAAGAAATGATAGATAGTAAGGCTCAATTGTGTTTAGATGTGCCTACTAGATGGAACTCAACATATATGATGTTAAAGGTGGCTGAAAAATATGAGCGTGCATTTGAATCATATGTACTTGTTGACCATAATTTTTTTCTTGATCTTACTGCTGGAGATGGAGTTCCTACATTTGATGATTGGGAAATTGTTCGAAGAGTTATAAAAGTATTGGAGCCTTTTTATCATCTTACATTGAAGGTGTCCGGATCTTTGCATGTTACCTCTCATTCACTTTTTGAAGTATTGACGGATGTACATTGCCTTTTTGATGGGTGGCAAGATTGTGGAGATCTAGACATAATTTCTATGACTTCCAAAATGAGAGAGAAATATAATAAGTATTGGGGTGAAGGAAACAAGATCAACATGCTAGTTTACTTGGCAGTCATCTTTGATCTACGATGTAAAATGAGTTTTTTGGACTTTGGAGTCAACTTGCTTTTTCCTAATGTTGCTAATGACATTATGAAAATGATTGATAAAGAATTGCATTGCTTGTTCAATGAGTATTCTTCTAATGCCGGGAGAATTGAATTGTTTGAAGGTAGATTTAGTTCTTCAACTAATCTTTGCAGTTCAATGGAAATAGATCAGTCAGAAATGAAAACGGGCTTGGCCAAACAAAAATACCTTAAGAAGAAAAAACAAGTTGGATTAGAAAGCAAATCTGAGTTGGATAGATATTTGGGTAAGGATGAAAAAGTAAACAATTCAAGTTCATTTGATTTACTATTATGGTGGAAAATGAACAGTCCTAGATTCCCTATTCTTGCACAAATGGCTCGAGATATTCTTGCTAGTCCTATCTCAATAGTTGCCTCGGAAAGTGCATTTAGCAAGGGTGGACGTGTTCTCGATAGTTTTAGAAGTTCTCTAACTCCTCTCATGGTCGAGGCTTTAGTTTGCACACAAGGTTGGCTTTGGAAATCTAGTGATGCCATCAATCTTGAAGATTATGTTGATGAACTTCAAATCATGGAAGAcg ATTTATTCAAAATACCCGAAGATCAAGAAG ATGTTTCAAGATTATCAACGGTGATTGAAGCACAAGAAGAAAGTTAA